Proteins from one Malania oleifera isolate guangnan ecotype guangnan chromosome 4, ASM2987363v1, whole genome shotgun sequence genomic window:
- the LOC131153444 gene encoding nicotinamidase 3-like, whose amino-acid sequence MASSWSSYEKYEIRKRDPNPRSSVLLVIDMQNYFSSIAKPLLPAITKTIDLCHRASIPVIFTRHRHKSPADYAMLGEWRNNDLVLDGTKDAELMPEMSALKAPGDTVIEKNTYSAFQGTRLAGELAARGVSEVIVTGVMTNLCCETTARDAFVKGFRVFFSTDSTATSAADLHDATLKNLAYGFAYLVDCERLQKGLFGN is encoded by the coding sequence ATGGCTTCTTCATGGTCTTCATACGAGAAGTATGAAATCAGGAAGAGAGACCCCAACCCCAGATCCTCCGTCCTCTTGGTGATTGACATGCAGAACTACTTCTCCTCCATAGCGAAGCCCTTACTCCCGGCCATCACCAAAACCATCGACCTCTGCCACCGCGCCTCCATCCCCGTAATCTTCACGCGCCACCGCCACAAGTCACCCGCCGACTACGCCATGCTCGGCGAGTGGCGGAACAACGATCTCGTCCTCGACGGAACCAAAGACGCCGAACTGATGCCGGAGATGTCTGCGCTCAAGGCCCCCGGCGACACCGTGATCGAGAAGAATACGTACAGCGCCTTCCAGGGCACGCGCCTTGCGGGGGAGCTGGCGGCGCGTGGGGTGAGCGAGGTCATCGTGACCGGGGTGATGACGAATCTCTGCTGTGAGACGACGGCGAGAGATGCCTTTGTGAAGGGTTTTCGGGTTTTCTTCTCGACGGACTCGACGGCGACGTCGGCGGCGGATTTGCACGACGCCACCCTTAAGAACTTGGCTTATGGGTTTGCTTATTTGGTCGACTGCGAGAGGCTTCAAAAGGGTTTATTTGGGAATTAG